CGCATCCCCTCCAACCACACGCACCGCATCAATCCCACAACTGACCAGCTCGTCCCATTCCTCCCGAGCCAACCGCTTCCACGTCTCCACATCCAACAAATCCTCCCCCTTCCTGGCTAGCTCCAACAACCGCTTGCCCAAACAAACCGCCTTCCCCCAAAGCGGAAAACGCTCCGCACACGTCAACGCATCCTCACTGCACGCCTCCTCCGACCTACCCGAACCCGAACTGCGGCCCCCTCCCCCACCACCGCGGATCCTCCTGCGACGGCGGCCAGCTCCCACCCCCTCCTCCCTCCGCCGAACATACCACCTCCACCTCCTCCATCACGTAACAATCACACGACGGCACGTACATGAACGACGTACCCCCGCTCACCTCACAGTCCCCTCCCTGCACCACCGCCGAACCCGACGACAACGCTCTCCGCCCCGATCCAGCCGAAACCAGTACACCTGCGACCGTCCACCGCTTTCCTCCACCCACCGACGCGGCACCCGCAACACCACGTACCGATACCGATACCGACCCGTCGCGCCAGCTCACAAACGCCACGTACGGCGCCCCCAGCGCCTGACGCACCTGCTGCAACCAGGCCACCACTGCGGTCGCGCCCCGGACAACTCCGACGGCCACGGCGCAGGCCCTTCCTCCGGCAACAACACCGACGACGGCCCCAGCAGCCGCTCCGTCTCGCAGCCCCCCAGCCACAACAGGCTCAGCAACAGCAGACCGGTCCCGTAGCGCATCCCGGACAGGGCTCCCCCGATGGATGGGTGCTACTGGAAAAGTTGGAAAGAGAAACGCTGTAGCATTTTCGCACAACCAGCCTTGTATGGCGCAAGGGGGGTTGTCGTCGCAGGCGACAAATGCCGGGCGCAGGGGGCGTCCTGGCGCAGGGCGATCCGGGCACACTGGATGCATCCGGCAATGTGCCCGCGCCGGACCATTTTGTGAAGGTCCCGGAAATCCGCATGACTCCACCGGGTGGGCCTCCTGCCAACCGGGCATTCGGTCCCTGTATGGCGCGGTCCCCATGCGCCTTCTGAGCGTAGCCGGCCCTCAGCGGGCACTGGCGAGGCAACGCAGCCTGGCAGCAGGACAATGGCAACAGCGCTATGCCCCCGGAGAAAAGCGTCGGACACGGAGGGACTTCCTCTCAAACCAAGCGAAATCGGTTTTCATCGCAGGTCGATCCGTACACACGATGCGAACCGGTGCAGGCGCAGCTTTTGGTCTTTCCGAAAGAGGCCCCTTGAAATCGCCCGCTTCTGGTCCAGGTTGCCCTCCTGAAGGGCGCATGGACAAGGGCAGGGCACAGGCGCGGGCGTTGCCGCTTCCAGGCGATGCCCCGGCCGTTCAGAGCTCCCTCAGCACTTATGGGCGCTGCTTTTTCTGCGATCAGAACACGCTCCTGGGTTGAAGGAATTGTGAAATTTTGGGGGAGAGTTTGCGAGAAAGCGTTTACATTACTATAAATGTTTTTGCATCTAAATCTTCCTTATTCATTCAGAATAATGAAGAAAGCGATTACATCCTTTCAGATAAAACCAAGCCCTTGCCTCGCCATGTATCGATACCTGTTGTTCCTGTTGCTGGCGGGCCTGGCGCTACGGGCGCAGGCACAGCACGACGTCATGATGCAGGCTTTTTACTGGGACGTGCCGGTTGATGCTGACGCAAAGAACGGCTTCTGGTGGGACACGCTGGCGGCCAAGGCGCCGGAACTGGCTGCCGCGGGCATCACCGCCATCTGGGTGCCTCCGCCCTCCAAGGGCAACTTCGGCATCTACGATATGGGCTACGGCATTTACGACCACTTCGATCTGGGCAACTATAACCAGAAGGGCACGATCGAGACGCGCTTCGGCAGCCGGGATGAGCTGCTGAACATGGTGCAGACCATGCACGTCTACGGCATTGAAGTCTATGCTGACATTGTGCTCAATCACATTTTTGGCGGTCCCGACAATCTGGAGCCCAATCCGGCAGTCAAGCAGTATGTGTTTGATGAAGCCATCCGCGATCCGGATGGTGACGGCATCTATGACCAGTTCAGTCCGTATCCGACCAACGAGATTATCTGGCGCATTCCTGATGCCGAGCCCGGCGATTACTACATCAAAATTAAGGGCTACTGGCTCCCTTGCAGTGATCCGAAAGGCGAACGCGGCTACGACCTCTATATCAACTGGGACGGCTCTCCTGATCAGCCGAATACGCCGGACAATGCCAACTGGGAATATGAGCCCAATGATGGAAATGGCCAGTACAACGTATTTCCCGGCTCCGGCCAGCACATCTGGGGGCATATTGATCCGTGTGGTGACATCGACGAGTACAAGATCACGCTGACAACGACGCATACCATTGAAATCCGTCTGGAGGCGCGGCGTGAGGTTTACAATCCCTTCGATTTTGTCCCCACGGATCAGCGGCGGGGCTATTATCCGTTTGAGATCTGGCACAACGGACAGAATCTGGCCCCTACGGCCCTACAGGCCTGGACCTACACGGGCATCTCGTATGTGACGCACACGGGTCCGGGCGAGGCTAACTGGAGCTGGAACTATAGCCACTTTCATCCCGTGGACGACCGAGACTACCTGGGATGGCCCGGAACCGACGAGATTATTCCTAACACCAAGTTCTTTGGCAACGACCTGAACACCTTCGACACGGTGGTGCAGGACCGGCTGATCACCTGGGGGCAGTGGCTTACCAATACCGTTGGGTTTGACGGCTATCGCCTGGACTTCGTGCGTGGCTACCAGCCCGAATTTGCCGCCGCCTGGATCAACAGTATGCCCAAGCGTAGTGATGGTAGCCAGCGCTTTGTGGTGGCTGAATACTGGGGCGGAAAAGCCGCGATTAAATACTGGGTCACGACGGTCGAAAGCCTGGGCGCCGATGCCGATGCGTTCGACTTCCCTCTGAAGTCCACACTGACGGATATGGCCAACTGGAACGGGGCCGACTGGGATATGCGCTGGCTGAACCATGCCGGGCTGGTACGTGACAATAGCGGCAACAACCTGTCGGGCATCCAGGTGGTCACGTTCGTCGAAAATCACGACACCGGCAAGGAAAGCGACAAGTGGCTCTGGCGCGACTGGGACATGGCCTATGCCTACATCCTCTTTGCCGAAGGTCGCCCTACCATTTTCTATCCGCATTTCTATAGCATTGTGCAGCACGATCATCGTGATCCCAGCATCACGGTGCAGGCACCCGCATCGTTGCGCCAGGACATTATCCGACTGATTAATTTGCGTCGCAACTACCTGGGCGGTACGATGGTCGTGCTCAGTGAGGTGGGGAATCCCTGGCCAAGTGCGGATGCCGCCGATGTATTCGTGGCCCGCCGGGGGGGCAATGGTACCCGTTCGGGCGCCA
This is a stretch of genomic DNA from Rhodothermus sp.. It encodes these proteins:
- a CDS encoding alpha-amylase family glycosyl hydrolase encodes the protein MYRYLLFLLLAGLALRAQAQHDVMMQAFYWDVPVDADAKNGFWWDTLAAKAPELAAAGITAIWVPPPSKGNFGIYDMGYGIYDHFDLGNYNQKGTIETRFGSRDELLNMVQTMHVYGIEVYADIVLNHIFGGPDNLEPNPAVKQYVFDEAIRDPDGDGIYDQFSPYPTNEIIWRIPDAEPGDYYIKIKGYWLPCSDPKGERGYDLYINWDGSPDQPNTPDNANWEYEPNDGNGQYNVFPGSGQHIWGHIDPCGDIDEYKITLTTTHTIEIRLEARREVYNPFDFVPTDQRRGYYPFEIWHNGQNLAPTALQAWTYTGISYVTHTGPGEANWSWNYSHFHPVDDRDYLGWPGTDEIIPNTKFFGNDLNTFDTVVQDRLITWGQWLTNTVGFDGYRLDFVRGYQPEFAAAWINSMPKRSDGSQRFVVAEYWGGKAAIKYWVTTVESLGADADAFDFPLKSTLTDMANWNGADWDMRWLNHAGLVRDNSGNNLSGIQVVTFVENHDTGKESDKWLWRDWDMAYAYILFAEGRPTIFYPHFYSIVQHDHRDPSITVQAPASLRQDIIRLINLRRNYLGGTMVVLSEVGNPWPSADAADVFVARRGGNGTRSGAILVLNDHETDTKGLWVDSSPSGWPSWAGKDLINPVTGETTHIYNDGRVYVWAPPRGYAIWVLQEEYDATLLAVDMASRVNLDSAVRLGDRPEHFQWEGPAPNPFVERARFELTLPEAALVRVTVYDLLGRSIQQLVDGTLAAGRHRFVWNASGLASGTYLVRLDVQAADGQRYVQHRVVTLQR